One genomic region from Verrucomicrobiota bacterium encodes:
- a CDS encoding excinuclease ABC subunit A translates to MTMSARPAGIFISGAREHNLQNLSLSIPRNQFVVVTGVSGSGKSTLAFDLLFAEGQRRFLDCMNAYARQFVEQLARPDVDLITGIPPTVSIEQRTSRGGGKSTVATVTEVYHFLRLLFARLGTQFCPECHVAVESQTRDQLGRRLKDELNRRGDLLLLAPMVKNRKGFHTEVAQWAASHGYSEIRADGKIFRTAEPFRLDRFREHDVEIVVGVLDRKAARAAKATKSPQQLIDEALELGHGTLLALGNDGKVAVHSTERACPSCGKSFQLLDPKNFSYNSSQGWCPKCRGFGELFYLPEVDRGARADAIEESWFEWQEGKRETCPDCQGSRLNPIARSVRLAAGRAADLSVFGGRGRNAAPTIVTVCDAPIELALRFFAPLKLRGREADIAQDILPEITKRLKFLAEVGLGYLQLGRSATTLSGGEAQRIRLAAQLGSNLSGVLYVLDEPTIGLHARDNEQLLAALTTLKQRGNSLVVVEHDEQTMRHADYIIDLGPGAGIHGGRLVAGGTLSELMRHDDSVTGRWLRQQRKFPSRGARRAVVLPMNLKVGRACPQRAETDVFQARRAARRDGLALPDSPAARSASEPQGFPSAPWLILSGARKNNLKNLNVAFPLNRLVVVTGVSGSGKSTLIRECLWPTLQSALAKNKADLPHATLCGLRGHESLRAVYEVDQSPIGRTPRSIPATYVGFFDDIRRLFSETPEARLRGYSPSRFSFNSAQGRCPACEGAGTIKIEMSFMPAAYVRCETCNGSRYNPETLDIQYRGKNIAHILELSVAEAIDFFSALQKIRRPLEALRDTGLGYLRLGQISPTLSGGEAQRLKLVTHLLSGFSNSAERRGELRRSLFILEEPTIGLHMADVSRLVEVLQRLVDAGHSVVVIEHNLDLIAEADWVLDLGPEGGAAGGQVVAQGAPEEIVRIKRSHTGRFLRNVLAN, encoded by the coding sequence ATGACTATGTCAGCCCGTCCGGCAGGGATTTTTATTTCGGGAGCGCGCGAGCACAATCTGCAAAACCTCTCGCTTTCGATTCCCCGCAACCAGTTCGTCGTCGTCACCGGCGTGAGCGGTTCGGGGAAAAGCACGCTGGCGTTCGATCTGTTGTTCGCCGAGGGACAGCGCCGCTTCCTCGACTGCATGAACGCCTACGCGCGGCAGTTTGTGGAGCAGTTGGCGCGGCCGGACGTGGACTTGATCACCGGCATTCCGCCGACCGTCAGCATCGAACAACGCACCTCGCGCGGAGGCGGAAAAAGCACCGTGGCTACGGTGACCGAGGTGTATCATTTCCTCCGGCTGCTCTTCGCGCGGCTCGGCACGCAATTCTGTCCCGAATGCCACGTCGCCGTCGAATCCCAGACGCGCGATCAACTGGGCCGGCGGCTCAAAGACGAATTGAACCGGCGGGGCGATCTGCTCCTGCTCGCGCCCATGGTGAAAAACCGGAAAGGCTTTCACACCGAAGTCGCCCAATGGGCCGCGAGCCACGGCTATTCGGAAATCCGCGCCGACGGCAAAATCTTTCGCACGGCCGAGCCGTTCCGCCTCGATCGCTTCCGCGAACATGATGTGGAAATTGTCGTCGGTGTGCTGGATCGGAAAGCGGCGCGCGCCGCGAAAGCCACGAAGTCTCCCCAGCAACTGATCGACGAGGCCCTGGAACTGGGACACGGCACGTTGCTCGCGCTGGGGAACGACGGGAAGGTTGCGGTCCACTCGACGGAGCGGGCGTGTCCGAGCTGCGGCAAATCGTTCCAACTGCTCGATCCGAAGAATTTCAGTTACAATTCTTCCCAAGGCTGGTGTCCGAAATGCCGGGGCTTCGGCGAGTTGTTTTACCTGCCGGAGGTCGATCGCGGCGCGCGCGCCGATGCCATCGAAGAGTCCTGGTTCGAATGGCAGGAAGGCAAGCGCGAGACCTGTCCCGACTGTCAAGGAAGCCGCTTGAATCCCATCGCCCGCTCCGTGCGCCTGGCGGCCGGACGCGCTGCGGATCTCTCGGTGTTCGGCGGCAGAGGCCGGAATGCGGCGCCGACCATCGTGACGGTGTGCGACGCGCCCATTGAGTTGGCCTTGCGCTTTTTCGCGCCGCTGAAACTGCGAGGACGCGAAGCGGACATCGCCCAGGACATTCTGCCTGAGATCACCAAGCGCTTGAAATTCCTGGCCGAAGTCGGGCTGGGTTATCTGCAATTGGGGCGGTCCGCCACAACGTTGTCCGGCGGCGAAGCCCAACGCATCCGTCTGGCGGCCCAACTCGGCTCGAACCTGAGCGGCGTGCTCTACGTCCTGGACGAACCGACGATCGGCCTGCACGCCCGCGACAACGAACAACTCCTCGCCGCGCTGACCACGCTCAAGCAGCGCGGCAATTCCCTCGTCGTGGTCGAGCACGACGAACAAACCATGCGCCATGCGGATTACATCATCGATCTCGGACCCGGCGCGGGCATCCACGGAGGACGGCTTGTAGCCGGCGGCACGCTCAGCGAATTGATGCGGCATGACGATTCCGTCACAGGCCGCTGGCTGCGGCAACAACGGAAGTTTCCTTCGCGCGGTGCGCGCAGGGCGGTGGTGCTTCCCATGAACCTGAAGGTAGGGCGAGCCTGTCCTCAGCGAGCCGAAACGGACGTCTTCCAAGCCCGTCGAGCGGCTCGCCGGGACGGGCTCGCCCTCCCCGACTCACCGGCGGCGCGCTCGGCGTCGGAACCGCAGGGTTTTCCGAGTGCGCCTTGGCTGATCTTGAGTGGCGCCAGGAAGAACAACTTGAAAAATCTGAACGTGGCTTTTCCGTTGAACCGGCTGGTCGTCGTCACCGGGGTGAGCGGTTCCGGGAAAAGCACGCTGATCCGGGAGTGCCTCTGGCCCACGCTGCAATCCGCCCTTGCGAAAAACAAAGCGGATTTGCCTCACGCTACCCTCTGTGGGTTGCGAGGCCATGAATCGCTCAGAGCCGTTTACGAAGTGGATCAATCACCCATTGGCCGAACCCCTCGGTCCATCCCGGCGACTTACGTCGGATTCTTCGATGACATTCGCCGTCTGTTTTCCGAAACCCCCGAAGCCCGGCTGCGCGGCTATTCGCCGAGCCGGTTTTCTTTCAACAGCGCCCAAGGACGGTGTCCGGCGTGTGAAGGCGCGGGGACGATCAAGATCGAGATGAGTTTCATGCCCGCCGCTTACGTCCGTTGCGAGACCTGCAACGGCTCGCGTTACAACCCCGAAACCCTGGACATTCAGTATCGCGGGAAAAACATCGCCCACATTCTCGAACTCAGCGTGGCGGAGGCAATCGACTTCTTCAGCGCCCTCCAGAAAATCCGGCGCCCGCTCGAAGCGCTGCGCGACACCGGGCTGGGTTATTTGCGGCTCGGCCAGATCAGTCCAACTCTGAGCGGCGGCGAGGCGCAACGGCTGAAGCTCGTGACGCACCTGCTCAGCGGTTTCAGCAACTCAGCGGAACGGCGCGGCGAGCTGCGGCGCAGCCTTTTCATACTCGAGGAGCCGACCATCGGATTGCACATGGCCGACGTAAGCCGATTGGTGGAGGTGTTGCAGCGCCTGGTGGATGCGGGCCATTCGGTGGTGGTGATCGAACACAACCTCGATTTGATTGCGGAAGCGGATTGGGTCCTCGACCTGGGACCGGAAGGCGGCGCGGCCGGCGGACAGGTCGTGGCCCAAGGCGCCCCCGAAGAGATTGTGCGCATTAAGCGCTCGCACACAGGACGCTTCCTCCGTAACGTGCTCGCCAATTGA